In one Ornithinimicrobium pratense genomic region, the following are encoded:
- a CDS encoding NUDIX domain-containing protein — protein MTLDAPRLSLDELRDLPGRRPVVTSDTVFEGRVWDVVADQVDLGGPEPVRREYVAHTGAVAILALREDRGAPEVLVIRQYRHPIGAEDWELPAGLLDVEGEEPVLTAARELAEEADLTAASWEQLVSLTPSPGGLDEVITIFLATGLSDVPQDERHERTHEEAGMPTGWVTLDEAAAAVLAGQVRNGPLMIGVLALAERLRRDRRNTP, from the coding sequence ATGACCCTCGACGCCCCGCGCCTGAGCCTGGACGAGCTGCGTGACCTGCCCGGGCGCCGACCGGTGGTGACCAGCGACACCGTCTTCGAGGGGCGCGTCTGGGACGTGGTCGCGGACCAGGTCGACCTGGGCGGTCCGGAGCCGGTGCGGCGCGAGTACGTCGCCCACACCGGCGCGGTCGCCATCCTGGCCCTGCGCGAGGACCGGGGCGCGCCAGAAGTCCTGGTGATCCGGCAGTACCGCCATCCGATCGGCGCCGAGGACTGGGAGCTGCCCGCCGGCCTGCTCGACGTCGAGGGGGAGGAGCCGGTGCTGACGGCCGCGCGCGAGCTGGCGGAGGAGGCCGACCTGACCGCGGCGTCGTGGGAGCAGCTGGTCTCGCTCACGCCGTCGCCGGGCGGCTTGGACGAGGTCATCACGATCTTCCTGGCGACCGGGTTGTCCGACGTGCCGCAGGACGAGCGGCACGAGCGGACCCACGAGGAGGCGGGTATGCCGACCGGCTGGGTCACACTCGACGAGGCCGCCGCAGCGGTTCTGGCCGGACAGGTGCGCAACGGTCCCCTCATGATCGGTGTGCTGGCGCTCGCCGAGCGGCTGCGGCGGGACCGCCGGAACACCCCGTAG